The Candidatus Polarisedimenticolaceae bacterium genome includes a window with the following:
- a CDS encoding DUF177 domain-containing protein: MYLELKEMGPEGVSFDHTLELPALDGAGGERVDVIAARLAGTAHPGSRGVRFRAHLEATLEMPCSRCLEAVRQVIATDFELVLVPVETEEAELAVDDDEDDSLQPVVGGRAELEAFATEQLYLNLPLKPICSIDCKGLCPRCGANRNAGACGCVVEDVDPRLAPLLQFKRR, encoded by the coding sequence ATGTACCTGGAACTGAAGGAGATGGGTCCGGAGGGTGTGTCTTTCGACCATACCCTCGAATTGCCGGCGCTGGACGGTGCCGGGGGCGAGCGCGTCGACGTGATCGCCGCGCGACTCGCGGGGACGGCCCATCCCGGCTCGAGGGGCGTGCGTTTTCGGGCGCACCTCGAGGCGACGCTCGAGATGCCCTGCAGCCGTTGCCTCGAGGCGGTGCGGCAGGTGATCGCGACGGACTTCGAGCTCGTGCTCGTCCCGGTGGAGACCGAGGAGGCCGAGCTCGCGGTCGACGACGACGAGGACGATTCCTTGCAGCCGGTCGTCGGCGGCAGGGCTGAGTTGGAGGCGTTCGCGACCGAGCAGTTGTACCTGAATCTCCCCTTGAAGCCGATCTGCTCGATCGACTGCAAGGGGCTGTGCCCTCGTTGCGGGGCGAACCGGAATGCCGGGGCGTGCGGGTGCGTGGTCGAGGACGTGGATCCGCGGCTCGCCCCCCTGCTCCAGTTCAAGAGACGGTAG
- a CDS encoding DUF4388 domain-containing protein, with protein MNENFTSQTLAEIFRDLYLGERSGVLHLERGGVEKRIFFDRGMILYAESALEDEDLGRRLVHEGKISPGALAEAKRNISDPKDLAQALVNRGLIGKEALSHTVRYIVERVVQSVFQWEGGTTRFSDGWLLQEIFDSDILLTFEVILRGTGSMVGFDPIRDALKALDNRLRVRTPTPVPLERLALSPAHGYILSRVDGTTSVRDVVALLPPSEEDVACRFLYGLLVLGVFVFEPAVGEGPFRVTTILRDHADTIALERAQEQMILEAVEGLRSKNPHEILGLSQNPPREVVERAYEEAKERFSRERLIPRVRERLRSEVALIEGRLIEAYLTLTQVRGSDVPRAEDASAATREPATKDDLLVRVELDKTRSKLAMEENTKVADQYYLKARKFVRDGDYYNAIQYAKLAISYAPEDARYYFLLGECQAKNPEARWQRMAEQSFLKAAELDPWNAEYRVGLGRFYKRRGLKLRAKRQFEEALTVVPDHPAALDELKSLG; from the coding sequence ATGAACGAGAACTTCACCAGCCAGACGCTCGCAGAGATCTTTCGCGATCTCTACCTCGGCGAGCGTTCGGGAGTCCTGCACCTCGAACGCGGCGGGGTCGAGAAGCGGATCTTCTTCGATCGAGGGATGATCCTCTACGCGGAATCGGCGTTGGAGGACGAGGACCTCGGCCGGCGGCTGGTGCACGAAGGCAAGATCTCGCCGGGGGCGCTCGCCGAGGCCAAGCGGAACATCAGCGACCCCAAGGACCTTGCTCAAGCCCTGGTCAACCGCGGTCTGATCGGCAAGGAAGCCCTGTCCCACACGGTCCGCTACATCGTCGAGCGCGTCGTCCAGTCGGTCTTCCAGTGGGAAGGCGGGACGACCCGATTCAGCGACGGATGGCTGCTCCAGGAGATCTTCGACAGCGACATCCTGCTCACCTTCGAGGTCATCCTGCGGGGGACGGGCTCGATGGTCGGCTTCGACCCGATCCGGGACGCCCTCAAGGCTCTCGACAATCGGCTGCGGGTGCGGACGCCCACGCCGGTCCCGCTCGAGCGGCTCGCCCTCTCGCCAGCGCACGGATACATCCTGTCCCGCGTCGACGGGACGACCTCGGTGCGCGACGTCGTCGCCCTGCTCCCGCCGAGCGAGGAAGACGTGGCCTGCAGGTTCCTCTACGGCCTGCTGGTTCTCGGCGTCTTCGTCTTCGAGCCGGCGGTGGGCGAGGGCCCGTTCCGGGTCACGACGATCCTCCGCGACCACGCCGACACGATCGCGCTCGAGCGGGCCCAGGAGCAGATGATCCTGGAGGCGGTCGAGGGGCTGCGCTCGAAGAACCCGCACGAGATCCTCGGCCTCTCGCAGAACCCCCCGCGGGAAGTGGTGGAGCGCGCCTACGAGGAGGCGAAGGAGCGTTTCAGCCGCGAGCGGCTCATCCCGCGCGTGCGCGAGCGACTCCGCTCGGAAGTGGCGCTGATCGAGGGACGCCTCATCGAGGCGTACCTCACGTTGACCCAGGTCCGGGGGAGCGACGTCCCCAGAGCGGAAGACGCCTCCGCCGCAACCAGGGAGCCCGCCACCAAGGACGACCTCCTCGTGCGCGTCGAGCTCGACAAGACGCGCTCGAAGCTCGCGATGGAGGAGAACACCAAAGTCGCGGATCAGTACTACCTCAAGGCACGGAAGTTCGTGCGCGACGGGGACTACTACAACGCGATCCAGTACGCGAAGCTGGCGATCTCCTACGCGCCGGAGGATGCCCGCTATTACTTCCTCCTGGGCGAATGCCAGGCGAAGAATCCCGAGGCCCGCTGGCAGCGCATGGCCGAGCAGAGCTTCCTGAAGGCGGCCGAGCTCGATCCCTGGAATGCCGAATATCGCGTGGGGCTCGGGCGGTTCTACAAGCGCCGCGGGCTGAAGCTCCGGGCGAAGCGCCAGTTCGAGGAGGCGCTCACCGTCGTGCCCGACCACCCCGCCGCGCTCGACGAGCTCAAGTCCCTCGGCTGA